One genomic segment of Tripterygium wilfordii isolate XIE 37 chromosome 9, ASM1340144v1, whole genome shotgun sequence includes these proteins:
- the LOC120005325 gene encoding lysosomal Pro-X carboxypeptidase-like — MAAPSVLQSFCLPWLLLALLFLASSASASSPLKKIPTLGVRGVLNPEKSEAASVPEDLQTYYYHQTLDHFNFKPESYATFKQRYMVSYKHWRGAHVAAPIFAYLGEESSVDDDVKAIGFLRDNAPRFGALIVYIEHRYYGKSVPFGGSQNETLKNATKRGYFNSAQALADYAEVLTYLKQKLSAEASPVIVIGGSYGGMLASWFRLKYPHIALGALASSAPILYFDGITSPDAYYNVVTKDFRETSENCYNTIKKSWSEIEKVAAKKDGLSILSKKFKTCKPLGSVNDLENYLYNMYTTAAQYDRPPSYPVSKICNGIDAEPNEGSDLLDKIAAGMFAYRGYEGCYQFKDFFSSETLLGWSWQVCSDLVIPIGIGNHTMFLPSPFNMTDYIKSCKDSYGVSPRTHWITTYFGGQNIKQVLKRFGSNIIFSNGLRDPYSSGGVLENISHSVVAVSTKKGAHCVDILPAKENDPEWLVMQRNVELEIINGWILKYYEDLLQSS, encoded by the exons ATGGCAGCTCCATCAGTACTCCAGTCTTTTTGTCTTCCATGGCTACTACTTGCTCTACTCTTCCTGGCATCTTCTGCTTCAGCATCATCACCATTGAAGAAAATTCCGACACTCGGTGTTCGAGGAGTACTGAATCCGGAAAAAAGCGAAGCAGCATCGGTCCCGGAGGATCTCCAGACTTATTACTACCACCAAACACTTGATCACTTCAACTTCAAACCAGAAAGTTATGCTACCTTTAAGCAAAGgtacatggtgagctacaagCACTGGCGTGGGGCCCACGTCGCGGCCCCGATATTTGCATATCTTGGTGAGGAGTCGTCAGTGGATGATGATGTGAAGGCCATTGGATTCTTAAGAGATAATGCGCCCAGGTTTGGTGCTCTTATAGTGTATATAGAG CACCGATACTATGGAAAATCAGTCCCATTCGGAGGATCACAGAACGAAACATTGAAAAACGCGACGAAACGCGGTTATTTCAACTCAGCTCAAGCCTTGGCAGATTATGCAGAGGTGCTGACTTACTTGAAACAAAAGTTATCAGCAGAGGCTTCTCCTGTTATTGTTATTGGGGGATCCTATGGAGGAA TGCTGGCTTCATGGTTCCGCCTAAAATATCCTCACATTGCTCTTGGAGCACTGGCATCTTCAGCTCCAATTCTCTATTTTGATGGCATTACGTCACCAGATGCATATTATAATGTTGTCACAAAGGACTTTAGA GAAACTAGTGAGAATTGCTACAACACCATAAAGAAATCTTGGTCTGAAATCGAGAAAGTTGCTGCTAAAAAAGATGGTCTTTCCATACTCAGTAAAAAGTTCAAAACTTGCAA ACCCCTGGGCAGTGTAAACGATTTGGAGAACTATTTGTACAATATGTACACAACAGCGGCACAATATGACAGGCCTCCTAGTTATCCTGTCAGTAAGATTTGTAATGGCATCGATGCAGAGCCGAACGAAGGCAGCGATTTACTCGACAAGATTGCTGCAGGAATGTTTGCATATAGAGGATACGAAGGTTGTTATCAATTCAAGGATTTCTTTTCATCAGAAACTCTGTTGGGCTGGAGTTGGCAG GTGTGTAGTGATCTTGTAATACCAATTGGCATTGGCAACCACACTATGTTTCTACCTTCACCATTTAATATGACGGATTACATCAAGTCTTGCAAGGATAGCTATGGAGTTTCTCCGCGAACACATTGGATCACTACCTATTTCGGCGGTCAG AATATAAAACAAGTCCTCAAGAGGTTTGGTAGCAACATAATCTTCTCGAATGGCCTCCGCGATCCTTACAGCAGTGGAGG GGTGTTGGAAAACATTTCACATTCTGTTGTGGCAGTGTCTACCAAAAAAG GTGCTCATTGTGTGGACATATTGCCAGCAAAAGAAAACGATCCCGAGTGGTTGGTGATGCAGCGAAACGTAGAgcttgagatcatcaatgggtGGATTCTGAAATACTATGAAGATCTGCTACAGAGTTCATGA